The genomic region CATCACGTCGCCCAGCAGCGACACCAGCTGCTGCGTCGCATGCGAGCCCGTGCGCGTGGCGAGGAAGCCCACCGCCGCGCTGCGCACGCTGTCATCCCGGTCCCCGGCGGCACGCAGGAGCGCGGGCAGCGTCTCCGGCGCGTCGTACTCCGCCACGGCGGACAGGGCGACCAGCCGCGTGGCCGGGTCCTCCGAGTGCACCGCCTCCAGCAGCACCGGCAGCGCGTCCGGCCGCCGGGCCACGCCCAGCCCCAGCAGGGCCGCGCGGCGCACGTCCGCGTCCGCTGACGAGGCCGCCCGGCGCAGCGCCGCCATGGCGCTCTCCGTGTGCATGTGCGCCAGCGCGTCCACCACCGCCACGCGCACCTGGCCCGCGTCGTCGTTGGCCAGCGCGACGATGGCGTCCGCGGCGGCCTCCTCGTTGAGCTTCCCCAGCGACTGGCACGCGTAGTAGCGCACCCACGGGTCGCGGTCGTTCAGGCCGCCCAGCAGCGTGGAGGTGATGCGCGCCTGCTTGTCCGTCTGGCCCAGCGCGCGCATGGCGGTGGCGCGCGTGCGCTCCGACTCATGGCTCGCCGCGGCCAGCAGCGCGTCCACCGCGCGCGGGTCGTCGATGAAGGGCAGGCCGTAGATGGCCGCGTCGCGCAGCCGCTCGTCCGGGTCCCGCATGGCCAACAGCAGCGCGTCCAGCCCGCGCGGGTAGCCGAAGTACGCCACGATGCGCAGCGCCGCCCGCCGCTGGCGCGAGTCCGAGGAGCGCGCCGCCTCCAGCGCCAGGCTCTCCGTCGTCTCACTGCCCAGCGACTGGATGGCGCCCACCACCGCCTGCGACACGCGCGGGTCCTCGTCCGACAGGCGCGCGAACAGGGCCGGCACCGCGGACGTGTCGCCGATGCGCGACAGCGTCTCCGCCGCCAGCGCGCGCACCGTCGCGTCCCGGTCCTCCAGGCACAGGAGCACGTCCGGCACCGCCGCGGAGCGCTTGCCGACGAGCGGCAGCAGCACCCGCCTGCGCGAGCTGTCCCCCTCGCGCAGCGCCTGCAGGATCTGCGCGTCCGCCTCCGCGCCCAGCTCCCCCAGGGCCGCCGCGGCCGCGCGCGACACGCCCAGGTCCTGCGAGTCCAGGAGCTTCAAGAGCCCCGTGGCCGCGTCCGCGCCGCCCACCCAGCCCAACAGGCGCGCCACCGCGGTCTTCTCCCCCGCGTCCGCGCCCGCGATGACCTGGGCCAACCGGCGTCCGGTGGGGTGCGGCTCCGCCGAGCTGGAGCGCAGCACCGACGGCACCGTGCGCGCGCCGCCGAAGCGCTGCACCTGCGCGTCGTGGATTTCGACGAGCGCCACCGCCGCCACGCGCACCACCGCGTCGTTGCCGCGCTGGAGCAGGCCCACCAGCGCGGGCACCGCGGCCTCCTGGCCGGTGCGGCCCAACGCGCGCGCCGCCTCCAGGACGTAGAAGGGGTCGGACAAGAGCGCCATCAGCGCCGGCACGACGGTGGGGTCGCCCGAGCGGCCCAGCACGTCGATGGCGGGGAAGATGCGGAAGAAGTTGCCGCTGCCCAGCGAGGACAGGAGCGCGTCCACCGCCGCGCCGCCGCCCACGCGGCCCAGCGCCTCGATGGCGGCCACCGCCACGTTGTCGTCCGGGTGGACGATGAGCCGCGCCAGGAGCGGCACGGACCGCCGGCTGCGGCGGCGCCCCAGCACCTGGGCGGCGTCACAGACGATGGCCGGGTTGGGGTCGTCCCCCAGGAGCTCCACCGGGCCCTCCACCTCGCCCGTGGCGGCCACCAGCGCGTCCACCGCCGCGGCGATGCGCGCCTCGTTGTCCCGGCGGTGGCGCAGCACCTCGCACAGGGGCTCCACCGAGGCGGTGCCCAGGCGCGCCAGCGCGGACACCACGGCGCGGCGCACCGCCCATGACGACGCGTCCAGCCCGTCCACCAGCACCGGCAGGCTCTCCGGGCCCCGGCGCGCCAGCTGGTCCACCTCTTCCACGCGGGCGCGGTCCTCCGCGGACAGCGACAGCGGGTGTTGCTTCGCGGTCGTGCCGCTCACGTGGCCTGCTCCCGCGTGGTCCGGGACGGCCCCGGCTCCGTGGCGCCCAACAGGCCGCTCAGGTGGCTCAAGCCCTCCACCTGCTCTCCGTGCAGCCGCGACAGCTGCCCCAGCCGGCCCGCGACCTCGCGCACCTCCTGGGCGTTGGCGGCCGTGGCGCGCGCCTGCTCCGCCGTGGTGATGACAATCTCCCTCGCCCGGCCGCGCATGTCCTCCACCGACCGGCCCACCTGCTCCGTCAAGGTGGCCTGGTCCTGGGCGGCCTTCGCCACGGAGGCGACGCCCGTGGCCTGCTTCGCCGCGGACGTGGTGAGCAGGGTCAGGGCGTCCGTCTGCTCATCCAGCGCGCGCGCGGTGGACTTCGCCACCCGGCGCACCTCCTCCGCGCCTCGCACCAGCGACGTGAGCGCCTGGGCCTGCTCCTCCGTGGCGCGCGTCACCTCCTTGGCCAGGGTGGCCACCTGACGGCTGGCGAGCTCTCCCTGCTTGAGCGCGCGGGCCTGCTCCGCCATGGCGCGCGTGGACTGGGCCACCTCCTTGCGCGTGGCCTCCATCGCCTTCGTCACCTCCTGCGCGGCCTTGGCCTGCTCCGAGACGCCGGTCAGCGTGCGCTGCGTGGAGGACGCCACCTCCTGCGCCGTCGCGCCCAGCGCCCCCACCTGCTGGCCCTGCGCCATCACCGCGGTGCTCACGCCCTGCACCAGCTGGCGCATCTGCGCGGTGGCCCGGGCCAGGTCCGTGGAGGCCTGGGCCTGCTCCTGCATCGCGCGCGACACCTTCTCCGCCACCTCCGACAACTGGTTGTTGGAGCGCACCGCGTCGCGCAGCGCCTTGGCCTGGTCCTGGGTGGCCTGGGTGGTCTGCCGCGCCATGCGCCGCATCTCCGTGCCGCCCTGCGCCAGCGCCTGCGCCGCCTGCGCCTGCTCCACCGAGGACGCGGCGATGAGCCGGCCCTGCTCGCTCACCTTCGCCGTGGACTGCACCAGCGCCTGCACCGCCTGCACCTGCTCCGCGGACGCGCGCGACGCCTCGCGCACGTTCTGGCCCAGGTCATCCACGCCCTTGAGGATGGTGCCCAGCGCCCGCTCGGCGTCCCCCGCCAGCGCCGCGCCCTCGTCCGCCGCGCGCATGCCCTCGCCGTTGGCCACGGCCGCCTCGCGCGCCGTCGTCTGCAAGCCCCGGACAATCTTGGCCACGTCACTGCTGGCCGCCGCGGCGCGGTCCGCCAGGGCGCGGATCTCCTCCGCCACCACCGCGAAGCCGCGGCCGTGCTCCCCGGCGCGCGCCGCCTCGATGCTTGCGTTGAGCGACAGGAGGTTCGTGCGGTCCGCGATGAGGTTGATGGTCTGCACGATGTCGCCAATCTCCTCGGCGCGCCGGCCCATCTCCTTCATCACCCCGGACGACTCCACGATGGACTGGCGGATGCGGCCGAAGCCCGCGATGGAGCGCGCCACCGTGACGCCGCCCTCGCGCGCGCTCGTGCCCACGCGCTCCGCGGCCAGCCGCGCCTCCTCCGTCAGCTGCGACGCGCGGCGGGTGGACGACTCCAGCTGCGCGGACGCGGTGGCGCTGGTGGACGCCAGGCCGTTGATGCTCTCCGCCGCGCGGGCCACCGCCTGGGCGGAGCGCGACAGCTGCTCGATGGTGGCCGCGTTGGCGTCCACCACGGCGGCGTTCTTCTCCGAGGTGGCGGCCACCTCCTCCACGCTGGCGGCCACCTCCTGCACGGTGGACGCGGTGGTGACGGCGCTCGCCTCCAGGGTGCGCGTGTGCTCGGCGACGCCGCGCACGCTGCGGGCCACCTGCTCCGACGTGGCGGCCGTATCCTCCACGCTGGAGGCCATGGCGGCCGCGTCACGCCCCACGTCCTGGAGCGTCTTGCCCAGGGACACCACGGCGCCGGACACCTGCCCCATGCGCTCGCCCACGCCCTGCGCGTCCGTGGCCAGCCGGGTGATGCCCTTGGACATCTCTTCAATGGTGGCGGCGACCTCCTCCGTGGTGGCGGCGCTGGTCTGGTTGCGCGACACCAGGTCCTCCACCGTGGCGGTCATTTCCTGCATGCTCGCCAGCAGCTCTTCGCTGGAAGCGGCCAGGTCCTCCGCGTTGGCGCTCACGCCCTTCACCGAGCGCGCCACCTCTTCCAGGGTGGACGCCGTCACGTCCGCGCTGGAGGCGAGCACGGTCGCGTCCTTGCGCACGCTGGACACCGACGCCGTCACCTCCTGCATCGCGGCCGCGGTGGTCTCCGCCTCCTGCTGCACGGCCTTCGCCGCGTCGCCCACGGCCGTCTGGCTGCGCACCAGCGCCTGCACCGCGACGCTCGTCTGCTCCACCTGGGCGGCCACGGACTCGATGGCGCCGCGCACCTGCTCGCCCGCCGCCGCCTGCTCGTTGCCCGCGGACGCGAGCTTCGCCGCCAGCTGCTCGGTGGACTTCACCAACCCCACCCCTTCCGCCACCTGGAGCGAGGCGCGCTCCGCCAGCGCGCGAGCGTCCTCCAGCTTGTGCACGCTGTTACCGTTGTCCGTCGACATCCGCCGCCTCCTCCCCCACGACCCGGGGGAAATCAATGAGCATCACCAGCCGCGGACCCACCTGCGCCACGGCCTTCACGAACCCCTTCGCGCCCTCCACCACCATGGGTGGAGGCGGCTGGATGGTGCGCGGGTCCAGCTTCAACACCTCGCGGGCGCTGTCCACGAGCAGCCCCACGGTGCGCTCGCCCAACTGCCCCACCACCACGCGCGAATCCAGGGACTGCGTCCCCGCCGGCAGCCCGAAGCGGGCGCGCGCGTCCACCACCGGGATGACCCGGCCGCGCACCTGCACCAGGCCGGCCACGTGCGCGGGCGCCCCGGGCACCGGCGTCGCGCCGGTGAAGGACTCCATCTGCACCACGTCCGCCGCGGGCATCGCGTATTCGGTCCCGTCCACCTTGAACAGCACGTGCAGCACGTTCATGACACCCACTCCCCTGCCCTGGTCGCACGCTTGCGGCGGCCCGCGCGCGCCCCGCCCAGCGCGCCCAGGTCCAGCACCAGCGTGGGCTGGCCGTCACCCAGGTCCGTGGCGCCGGCCACGCCAGGCACGCGCACGAGCGGATCCTCCAACGGCCGCAGGACGATCTCCTGCTGTCCCACGAGCCGGTCCACCGCGAAGGCCACCGGCTCCCCGCGCTGGCGCACGATGAGCGCCTTGGCGCCCTGGCCCGCCGCGCTGGCGTCCCCGGTCGCGTCCAGCAGCCGCGCCAGCGACACCAGCGGCACCGCCGCGCCCCGGCGCTCCACCAGCCCGATGCCGTCCGCGCCCGCGGGGCGCACCACGCCCGCCACGTCGATGAGCTCCTCCACGGTGCCCACCGCGACCGCGTACCGGCGGCCCGCGCACTCGAAGACGATGGCGTCCATCAGCGTCACGGTGAGGGGGACGCTCAGGGTGAAGGTGGTGCCCACGCCCTTGCGCGTGTCCATGCGCAGCTCGCCGCCCAGCTGCTCCACGACGATGCGGCGCACGATGTCCATGCCCATGCCCCGGCCGCTGGTGCGCGTGGCCTCCTGGCGCGTGGACAGGCCGGGCCGGCACAAGAGGTCCAGCAGCGCGTCCGCGGAGTCCGGCACGGGGGCGTTCGCCGCCTTCGCCACCGCCTTCGCGTCCACGCCGCGTCCATCGTCGCGCAGGGTGAGCTCCAGCTGGCCGCTGGCGCGCGCATGGCAGCCGAGGCGCACCAGCCCTTCCTGGGCCTTGCCCGCGGCCTGGCGCTCCTCGGGGGACTCCAGCGCGTGGTCCACGGCGTTGCGCACCAGGTGCACCAGCGCGGGCAGCAGCCGGTCCGCCACCGCCTTGTCCAGCTCCGCGTCGCCCACGTCCAGCTCCAGCCGCACCGCCTTGCCCGTGGCCCGGCGCAGGCCGCGCACCAGCAGGGGCAGCCGCTCCAGCACGTCACCCACGCGCACCATGCGCAGCCGCAGGATGGCCGAGCGCAGGTCGCGCAGCTGCCGGCCGTTCTCCTGGAGGATGGCGGTGATTTCCCGCGTGGGCGCGCCCGCCTGGGTGAGCGCCGCCACCGCGCGCGTCAGCCGCGAGCGGTTGACCACGAGCGCCGCCAGCCACTCCATGGCCTCGTCCAGCCGGGACACCTCCACGCGCAGCAGGCCACCACCCCGGCGCACCTCCGGCTCGTCCAGCTCTTCCTCCAGGACGGCGGGACCGAGCGCGCCCTCCTCGCCAACCGGGACCCCGTCCTCGGGCGCCGGCTCGGCGGGTCCGGCGGCCTCCAGCGAGCGCACCGTGGCGGGAGCACCGCCCAC from Corallococcus exiguus harbors:
- a CDS encoding chemotaxis protein CheW; this translates as MNVLHVLFKVDGTEYAMPAADVVQMESFTGATPVPGAPAHVAGLVQVRGRVIPVVDARARFGLPAGTQSLDSRVVVGQLGERTVGLLVDSAREVLKLDPRTIQPPPPMVVEGAKGFVKAVAQVGPRLVMLIDFPRVVGEEAADVDGQR
- a CDS encoding chemotaxis protein CheA, which translates into the protein MTGNGEFAEFLPAYLAEADELLAAAQKDLLAVEEAVRKGQAQPRAVRELFRALHTLKGLSAMVDVEPVVSLAHWMEASLRLADQAGGRLPESSVEPLVEGLRAIELRVRQLGAGKTASPAPANLLERLEALGPQVRDAAPKRARSVKLDAEAAFASKLAPSEREQLEGGLAGGQRALRLDFVPSSERAAKGLNINTVRERVAKLADIVKVLPLSGAAAGGASLAFALLLMTRAEDAVLLDAVGGAPATVRSLEAAGPAEPAPEDGVPVGEEGALGPAVLEEELDEPEVRRGGGLLRVEVSRLDEAMEWLAALVVNRSRLTRAVAALTQAGAPTREITAILQENGRQLRDLRSAILRLRMVRVGDVLERLPLLVRGLRRATGKAVRLELDVGDAELDKAVADRLLPALVHLVRNAVDHALESPEERQAAGKAQEGLVRLGCHARASGQLELTLRDDGRGVDAKAVAKAANAPVPDSADALLDLLCRPGLSTRQEATRTSGRGMGMDIVRRIVVEQLGGELRMDTRKGVGTTFTLSVPLTVTLMDAIVFECAGRRYAVAVGTVEELIDVAGVVRPAGADGIGLVERRGAAVPLVSLARLLDATGDASAAGQGAKALIVRQRGEPVAFAVDRLVGQQEIVLRPLEDPLVRVPGVAGATDLGDGQPTLVLDLGALGGARAGRRKRATRAGEWVS
- a CDS encoding HEAT repeat domain-containing protein, with protein sequence MSGTTAKQHPLSLSAEDRARVEEVDQLARRGPESLPVLVDGLDASSWAVRRAVVSALARLGTASVEPLCEVLRHRRDNEARIAAAVDALVAATGEVEGPVELLGDDPNPAIVCDAAQVLGRRRSRRSVPLLARLIVHPDDNVAVAAIEALGRVGGGAAVDALLSSLGSGNFFRIFPAIDVLGRSGDPTVVPALMALLSDPFYVLEAARALGRTGQEAAVPALVGLLQRGNDAVVRVAAVALVEIHDAQVQRFGGARTVPSVLRSSSAEPHPTGRRLAQVIAGADAGEKTAVARLLGWVGGADAATGLLKLLDSQDLGVSRAAAAALGELGAEADAQILQALREGDSSRRRVLLPLVGKRSAAVPDVLLCLEDRDATVRALAAETLSRIGDTSAVPALFARLSDEDPRVSQAVVGAIQSLGSETTESLALEAARSSDSRQRRAALRIVAYFGYPRGLDALLLAMRDPDERLRDAAIYGLPFIDDPRAVDALLAAASHESERTRATAMRALGQTDKQARITSTLLGGLNDRDPWVRYYACQSLGKLNEEAAADAIVALANDDAGQVRVAVVDALAHMHTESAMAALRRAASSADADVRRAALLGLGVARRPDALPVLLEAVHSEDPATRLVALSAVAEYDAPETLPALLRAAGDRDDSVRSAAVGFLATRTGSHATQQLVSLLGDVMLREQVVSALALPVEGRLPGLMAALEAADDSTAPLLVAALARMRRADAKAALMQSLIGASPAGRRASAPAVAALGTVEAREALDKAAHRDEDPEVRRACLLALGR
- a CDS encoding methyl-accepting chemotaxis protein, translating into MSTDNGNSVHKLEDARALAERASLQVAEGVGLVKSTEQLAAKLASAGNEQAAAGEQVRGAIESVAAQVEQTSVAVQALVRSQTAVGDAAKAVQQEAETTAAAMQEVTASVSSVRKDATVLASSADVTASTLEEVARSVKGVSANAEDLAASSEELLASMQEMTATVEDLVSRNQTSAATTEEVAATIEEMSKGITRLATDAQGVGERMGQVSGAVVSLGKTLQDVGRDAAAMASSVEDTAATSEQVARSVRGVAEHTRTLEASAVTTASTVQEVAASVEEVAATSEKNAAVVDANAATIEQLSRSAQAVARAAESINGLASTSATASAQLESSTRRASQLTEEARLAAERVGTSAREGGVTVARSIAGFGRIRQSIVESSGVMKEMGRRAEEIGDIVQTINLIADRTNLLSLNASIEAARAGEHGRGFAVVAEEIRALADRAAAASSDVAKIVRGLQTTAREAAVANGEGMRAADEGAALAGDAERALGTILKGVDDLGQNVREASRASAEQVQAVQALVQSTAKVSEQGRLIAASSVEQAQAAQALAQGGTEMRRMARQTTQATQDQAKALRDAVRSNNQLSEVAEKVSRAMQEQAQASTDLARATAQMRQLVQGVSTAVMAQGQQVGALGATAQEVASSTQRTLTGVSEQAKAAQEVTKAMEATRKEVAQSTRAMAEQARALKQGELASRQVATLAKEVTRATEEQAQALTSLVRGAEEVRRVAKSTARALDEQTDALTLLTTSAAKQATGVASVAKAAQDQATLTEQVGRSVEDMRGRAREIVITTAEQARATAANAQEVREVAGRLGQLSRLHGEQVEGLSHLSGLLGATEPGPSRTTREQAT